A genomic window from Chlorobium phaeobacteroides DSM 266 includes:
- the mraZ gene encoding division/cell wall cluster transcriptional repressor MraZ, whose protein sequence is MAGFIGKERHALDEKGRLMIPVRFRRELSPESTGRGSTIYLMKAPDGSIELYEPDIWEGMKKSLAVLSDFNPEERLLKTMIYESLDVVAIDRQGRVPFSREFLEHAGIVRDVVIIGADTKMIVWAPERLSLLVMENAERYSSLARRYF, encoded by the coding sequence ATGGCAGGATTTATCGGCAAAGAACGGCACGCCCTTGACGAAAAAGGCCGGCTTATGATTCCTGTCAGGTTTCGAAGAGAGCTCTCTCCGGAATCGACCGGAAGGGGATCGACGATCTATCTCATGAAGGCCCCCGATGGTTCAATTGAGCTCTACGAGCCGGATATATGGGAGGGTATGAAAAAGAGTCTTGCGGTACTTTCCGATTTCAACCCTGAGGAGCGATTGCTGAAAACCATGATCTATGAGAGCCTTGACGTTGTAGCCATAGACCGTCAGGGACGGGTTCCTTTTTCAAGGGAATTTCTTGAACATGCGGGGATCGTCAGGGATGTCGTTATTATCGGCGCTGATACCAAAATGATTGTCTGGGCTCCCGAACGACTCTCTCTTCTTGTTATGGAAAATGCTGAGCGGTACTCCTCGTTAGCGCGAAGATATTTTTGA
- a CDS encoding NYN domain-containing protein, whose translation MKHQEVIIDGYNLMHKQFRSISADNIAALRDKTEHALQRFQLEHHCAVTIVYDGKYDRNESVSGIRPRVVFTASSSSADQWIVDYVKSLNTRIKKITIVSSDHEVRLYARAFGANCLTSEAFIAMLDLTRRAKNSSPGYQQLEGYEKNRGKFSDEYLSKHEVDEWKRLFNTGKT comes from the coding sequence ATGAAACATCAAGAAGTGATCATTGATGGCTATAACCTGATGCATAAGCAGTTCAGGTCGATCAGTGCCGATAACATAGCAGCGTTGAGGGATAAAACCGAACATGCGCTGCAACGTTTTCAGCTTGAGCACCATTGTGCCGTTACCATTGTCTATGACGGGAAATATGACCGGAACGAGTCGGTTTCAGGTATTCGGCCCCGCGTTGTTTTTACGGCGTCTTCTTCAAGCGCTGACCAGTGGATCGTTGACTATGTGAAATCATTGAACACAAGGATAAAAAAGATTACTATTGTAAGTTCAGATCATGAGGTTCGCCTGTATGCAAGGGCTTTCGGAGCAAACTGTCTGACCTCGGAAGCTTTTATTGCGATGCTTGATCTGACCCGCCGGGCTAAAAACTCGTCGCCAGGGTATCAGCAGCTTGAAGGGTATGAAAAAAACAGGGGCAAGTTCAGTGATGAATACCTCAGTAAACATGAAGTCGATGAATGGAAACGCCTTTTCAATACCGGGAAAACATAG
- a CDS encoding chorismate mutase, with the protein MQEPSNNTTDHRQELEQWRKKIDALDSQLSALLCQRLRCAQNISTLKASIGEQVLQPEREKEVLSNVLNNADSESIAVVLEKIYRCIIEETRLFQHEKQCGERNIQP; encoded by the coding sequence ATGCAAGAACCTTCAAACAACACGACCGATCACCGTCAGGAACTCGAACAGTGGCGAAAAAAAATCGATGCTCTTGACAGCCAGTTGTCGGCGCTTCTCTGCCAGAGGCTCCGCTGCGCACAAAACATCAGCACCCTGAAGGCATCCATCGGGGAACAGGTTCTTCAGCCTGAACGAGAAAAAGAGGTACTGAGCAATGTACTGAATAATGCTGATTCCGAGTCTATTGCTGTTGTTCTGGAAAAAATCTATCGCTGTATTATTGAAGAAACTCGCCTTTTTCAGCATGAAAAACAGTGCGGGGA